A genomic segment from Leptolyngbya boryana PCC 6306 encodes:
- a CDS encoding sensor histidine kinase has product MSILLDSQNALKRRVMLAVLSLNMFGAIIATILHRLEPHPSPLNLIAPPLLVICSLALLIRLYIVPQSLQQVMHVGFFLAVLLMIIPSWFFTLQAFLSPEMPLVGSLPPLISGLFLILMLMMIMLRPRRLIGVAILTWGAIALPILTYFIFHPVELTTLRGLDLAIALGPAMGVQIVLILFFNRLQDLVDRLYRERLQYYEQIIERQSIRQRAMEHAVTQIHNGPLQTLALLMRDVQKGRSTDLLQRLDALNAEIRAVGHSLTDPSEVETTEHILRLGEGTQIDLNHPLHHLFHEVYAVTLKRQLPHFKTIQVKVRNFAPLESSILTLDLKRDLCLWLEEALCNVGKHAQGVTRLTVTGQQCEDHYVLQVQDNGVGLDPALNPPEAKSCTLLAQRLAGTFQRTTLPKGGVLCKLSWACRPS; this is encoded by the coding sequence ATGTCTATCCTGCTCGATTCCCAAAATGCTCTGAAACGACGAGTCATGCTAGCAGTTTTAAGCTTGAATATGTTCGGCGCAATCATTGCTACGATCCTGCATCGTCTAGAACCGCACCCCTCGCCGCTCAATTTAATTGCACCTCCGTTGCTCGTGATATGCTCGCTGGCGCTGCTGATTCGTCTCTACATAGTGCCGCAGAGCTTGCAGCAGGTGATGCACGTTGGCTTTTTTTTAGCCGTGCTCTTGATGATCATCCCCAGTTGGTTTTTTACGCTGCAAGCGTTCCTTTCGCCGGAGATGCCTTTAGTGGGCAGTTTGCCGCCGTTAATTTCTGGGTTGTTCCTGATTCTGATGTTGATGATGATTATGCTGCGTCCTCGCCGTTTAATTGGGGTGGCGATCCTAACTTGGGGTGCGATCGCACTGCCGATTCTGACGTACTTTATCTTTCATCCAGTTGAATTGACGACGTTGCGGGGACTGGATTTAGCGATCGCACTCGGACCTGCGATGGGCGTTCAAATTGTGCTGATTTTGTTTTTTAATCGGTTGCAGGATTTAGTCGATCGTTTGTATCGGGAACGGCTTCAGTATTACGAACAGATTATTGAACGACAAAGCATTCGGCAACGCGCAATGGAACATGCAGTGACGCAAATTCATAATGGTCCGCTGCAAACCTTGGCATTGTTAATGCGGGATGTACAAAAAGGGCGATCGACGGATTTGCTTCAGCGATTAGATGCGTTGAATGCTGAAATTCGTGCGGTTGGGCATAGTCTCACCGACCCATCTGAGGTTGAGACAACGGAACACATACTACGTCTTGGAGAAGGGACTCAGATTGACCTGAATCATCCACTCCATCACCTTTTTCATGAAGTGTATGCGGTTACGCTAAAGCGCCAACTGCCCCACTTCAAAACCATTCAAGTGAAGGTGCGGAATTTTGCGCCGTTGGAGTCATCCATACTGACGCTAGACCTCAAACGAGACTTGTGTTTATGGTTGGAGGAAGCCTTGTGCAATGTTGGAAAACATGCTCAGGGAGTGACTCGGCTTACTGTGACTGGACAACAGTGTGAAGATCATTATGTCCTGCAAGTACAAGACAACGGTGTCGGGTTAGATCCAGCATTGAACCCTCCAGAAGCAAAGTCCTGTACTTTACTAGCACAACGGTTAGCAGGAACGTTTCAACGCACAACGTTACCTAAGGGCGGCGTTCTCTGCAAGCTCTCTTGGGCTTGCCGTCCAAGCTGA
- a CDS encoding DUF7910 domain-containing protein, translating into MTGLVDGSTIVLKRTESNIGFVWLNGRLDKRLLGFVPTTSDSKTCYWKVHQVDVEVYQFENLGASGNGQEFWLDAQFDTATIRLASTQGTSTSGTHWRVRQGTDGSFTFEAIGSSNTSRKFWLSVSNSSAELEPMPSIMLASQPMSWRVLRVPEPGIPLRSGEVELRTARGEVRLLTSDIASLAPLSVTSAFTQLRVGPETGVTLFSEGNFQGTSQPVLGAIADLKSTRLTSVPRSLKVWSTTGKPYTGKWAIKAPNGQYLSQAQSGVITTLPNPGTTELFAIQPLAPAANDQQQVKIMGEREAFASDLAASQGQPLTLVEEDLPNRRKFSLKVGSNRWISFQSIKLSGNLVISLRALNGQSVYVEGEKLFVNPAAESVVFFQMIRLDGNKVAFKHPNGQYFCAEGGGGKEVVANRSQIGPWETFELVQLIDNQVAIKASTGHYVSVQWSGKNQVFANRSAIGPSETFEMLWSGAFGVTNQAKNRAIFTRAIKFAENESQVGEVLPGEVALYENVSYWGKAWIFQSDVARFTDINGLNDQVSSIILGNQTGATIYKDTRYGLSTTTANSVEDWLTTAQNSQGILSLGDLTDKISVLQANLAEDVVEDTPSLLGSQIGNDAMSSLRIWRNLPPTQVGIDFTCCLSQDYKLNSDQTLQEFSSYRTILQFPIEVTSVDVWATDTTSIMVEDQVYVVNEERSVRLSPNQMQRLMITSKAEGINTPGLKIRTNTMQSFERIVIFPDKYAHGKLAEIPANGLWEAKDNAGNLLVDRSKFNQSQIAAVQTSIQNTLATVEYVSNSSDKYAVDRTVNPKKILNPWKLNLMRSGGIGTNRSNTTLPATTTLSQADFENLLTTATAQGGTLAQGIFSSVGNALSSAVSTASSVVVGVAKDVADTVTDVANDVIHVITETAGQVTTWVIDTAEKVGAFAEGLIQRIGVALEKFIEYLRFLFAWNDILETQRYLAEAIEVTLRSDRLTQMIADPLRDLVGNQRKTLKGDMEQQRRKSAQSSTSIKGDNKQPEALEWLFAKLTSITDGGAAGTDFPSDAKTDPAIAQVGNSFFQEFEQIQTTFLAGVESLGDAIAKLIANPSQPHKLLSALFALVSQVMDDFLDLLQSLLNDLIVVIPSILSQLLQFMQVEVNIPFVKALFRQISGGQPLTMLNLATLLLAIPVTVTSKLIWGRTPFHNEPKLALALDESANWSLTALIVDSVRGLCDVILDSQPERKEGQVTPKFMTLLEKFTVVLSLTSVVASIFIADTLNKKEGELSDADRWSIYLYIFRGSMLCLELFSLVCIHKYLKMTHKDKTQPIPFERLRRMNAGTMVLSSILGAIDMALSSVYVERSQASPAKDAANVTTTIPQTLSFLRLPILSDKAPQLPLVLAALDGVCYGYALVVGIVDLADG; encoded by the coding sequence ATGACCGGATTAGTGGATGGCAGCACGATTGTTCTCAAGCGTACGGAGTCTAATATTGGATTCGTATGGCTCAATGGTCGTCTCGACAAACGTCTCTTGGGATTCGTTCCCACTACCAGTGACTCTAAGACGTGTTACTGGAAAGTGCATCAAGTAGATGTAGAGGTTTATCAATTCGAGAACTTGGGAGCATCAGGTAACGGTCAGGAATTTTGGCTAGATGCACAATTTGACACCGCTACAATCAGGCTTGCCTCAACTCAAGGTACCTCAACTAGCGGAACCCATTGGCGAGTTCGGCAAGGCACCGATGGCAGCTTTACCTTTGAGGCAATTGGGAGTAGCAATACGAGCCGGAAATTCTGGCTAAGCGTAAGCAATTCATCAGCTGAACTCGAACCCATGCCTTCTATAATGCTTGCCAGTCAGCCTATGTCTTGGCGAGTCCTGCGAGTTCCTGAACCGGGTATCCCCCTGCGATCGGGAGAAGTTGAACTCCGGACGGCTAGAGGCGAAGTTCGACTGCTGACTAGCGATATTGCTAGCCTTGCTCCTCTATCTGTCACATCCGCGTTTACTCAGTTGCGAGTGGGTCCAGAGACTGGCGTTACACTCTTTAGTGAGGGTAACTTTCAGGGAACGTCACAGCCTGTTTTAGGCGCGATCGCGGATTTGAAATCGACTCGTCTCACTAGTGTGCCGAGATCCCTGAAAGTGTGGTCTACGACAGGCAAGCCTTACACCGGGAAATGGGCAATCAAGGCTCCCAATGGACAATATCTCAGTCAAGCGCAGAGCGGCGTGATCACCACCCTACCGAATCCAGGGACAACCGAACTCTTTGCGATTCAGCCCCTTGCACCTGCAGCGAACGATCAGCAGCAAGTGAAGATTATGGGCGAACGCGAGGCTTTTGCCAGTGATTTGGCGGCTAGCCAGGGGCAACCATTGACCTTAGTGGAAGAAGATCTCCCCAACCGTCGCAAGTTTTCGCTAAAAGTGGGTAGCAATCGCTGGATTAGCTTTCAATCCATCAAATTATCCGGCAATCTAGTCATCAGTCTTCGTGCCTTGAATGGTCAATCTGTCTATGTCGAAGGCGAAAAACTCTTTGTCAATCCGGCAGCCGAAAGTGTGGTGTTCTTCCAAATGATTCGGCTTGATGGCAATAAGGTGGCATTCAAACACCCCAATGGTCAATATTTCTGTGCCGAAGGCGGTGGAGGGAAAGAAGTTGTAGCAAATCGATCGCAGATCGGACCTTGGGAAACTTTCGAGTTAGTTCAACTGATCGACAACCAAGTTGCAATCAAAGCGTCAACGGGCCACTATGTTAGTGTGCAATGGAGTGGAAAAAATCAGGTCTTTGCAAACCGCAGCGCGATCGGACCTTCGGAAACCTTTGAAATGCTATGGTCAGGTGCTTTTGGAGTGACCAATCAAGCGAAAAATCGTGCTATCTTCACTCGTGCGATTAAATTTGCTGAGAACGAAAGCCAGGTTGGGGAAGTTCTACCCGGAGAAGTGGCGCTCTACGAAAACGTCAGCTACTGGGGCAAAGCCTGGATTTTCCAAAGTGATGTCGCTCGATTTACAGATATCAATGGCTTAAATGATCAAGTGTCTTCGATCATCCTTGGCAATCAAACAGGTGCAACCATTTATAAAGACACACGCTACGGATTATCAACGACAACAGCCAACAGTGTTGAAGATTGGCTCACAACGGCACAAAATTCCCAGGGAATTTTGTCTTTGGGAGATCTGACTGACAAAATTTCTGTCCTACAAGCGAACTTAGCAGAAGATGTGGTGGAAGACACACCCTCACTTTTAGGATCGCAAATTGGCAATGATGCAATGTCATCACTGCGGATTTGGCGCAATCTCCCCCCTACTCAAGTTGGGATTGATTTCACCTGTTGCCTCAGTCAAGATTACAAACTCAACAGTGATCAGACCCTGCAAGAGTTCTCGTCCTATCGCACCATTTTGCAATTTCCGATCGAGGTCACAAGTGTCGATGTCTGGGCAACCGATACCACGAGCATTATGGTGGAGGATCAGGTCTATGTTGTGAATGAAGAGCGATCGGTGCGCTTGTCTCCCAATCAGATGCAGCGATTGATGATCACCAGCAAAGCCGAAGGCATCAACACCCCCGGTTTGAAAATTCGTACCAACACGATGCAATCTTTTGAACGGATTGTGATTTTCCCAGATAAATATGCCCACGGTAAACTAGCAGAAATTCCTGCCAATGGACTCTGGGAGGCAAAAGATAACGCTGGAAATCTTCTCGTCGATCGCAGCAAATTCAATCAATCTCAGATTGCAGCCGTCCAAACTTCGATCCAAAACACCCTTGCGACCGTGGAATATGTTTCCAATTCCAGCGATAAGTATGCCGTCGATCGCACCGTCAATCCTAAAAAGATTCTCAACCCTTGGAAGCTCAACTTGATGCGATCGGGCGGAATTGGCACGAACCGTTCTAACACTACTCTACCCGCGACAACAACCTTGAGTCAGGCTGATTTTGAAAACCTGCTGACCACCGCTACTGCTCAAGGTGGAACACTAGCGCAGGGAATTTTTAGCAGCGTTGGTAATGCATTGTCATCAGCAGTGTCAACCGCAAGTTCTGTCGTTGTGGGTGTGGCGAAGGATGTGGCTGATACCGTAACGGATGTGGCAAACGATGTGATTCATGTGATTACTGAAACTGCGGGTCAAGTCACAACTTGGGTGATCGATACTGCGGAAAAGGTGGGAGCTTTTGCGGAAGGGCTAATTCAACGGATTGGCGTTGCTCTCGAAAAGTTTATTGAGTACCTGCGCTTCTTGTTTGCCTGGAATGACATCTTAGAAACACAGCGTTACTTAGCAGAAGCGATCGAGGTAACATTGCGTTCAGATCGGTTAACTCAGATGATCGCAGACCCGCTCCGAGACCTAGTGGGAAATCAACGTAAAACGCTCAAGGGTGATATGGAGCAACAACGTCGAAAATCCGCTCAGAGCAGCACTTCGATCAAGGGTGACAATAAACAACCCGAAGCCTTAGAGTGGTTGTTTGCTAAATTAACGTCAATTACCGATGGGGGTGCTGCGGGCACAGATTTTCCCAGTGATGCTAAAACCGATCCCGCGATCGCACAAGTCGGCAACTCGTTCTTTCAAGAATTTGAGCAGATCCAAACGACTTTTTTGGCGGGAGTCGAGAGCTTGGGAGATGCGATTGCAAAACTCATTGCTAATCCTAGTCAACCGCACAAACTCTTGAGTGCTTTGTTTGCTTTGGTCAGCCAGGTGATGGATGATTTCCTGGATCTGTTGCAGAGCCTGCTCAATGATCTGATCGTGGTGATTCCTAGCATCCTGTCGCAGTTGCTGCAATTCATGCAGGTCGAAGTCAACATCCCCTTTGTGAAAGCATTGTTCCGCCAGATTAGCGGAGGTCAACCCCTAACGATGTTAAATCTCGCGACCTTGCTCTTAGCGATTCCGGTCACTGTCACCTCCAAATTGATCTGGGGTCGTACCCCCTTTCACAATGAACCCAAACTCGCACTCGCACTAGATGAGAGCGCCAACTGGAGCCTCACTGCCTTGATTGTCGATTCAGTCAGAGGTCTCTGTGATGTAATTTTGGACTCGCAACCTGAGCGGAAAGAAGGACAAGTGACTCCTAAATTCATGACGCTCCTTGAGAAATTCACGGTTGTTCTGAGTCTTACTAGCGTGGTCGCCTCTATCTTCATTGCTGATACCCTGAATAAAAAAGAGGGAGAGCTTTCTGATGCAGACCGATGGTCAATCTATCTCTATATTTTCCGAGGTTCAATGTTGTGTCTAGAACTCTTCAGCTTGGTCTGCATTCATAAATACTTGAAGATGACGCACAAAGATAAAACTCAGCCCATTCCATTTGAACGCTTGAGGCGGATGAATGCAGGAACGATGGTTCTGAGTTCAATCTTGGGTGCGATCGATATGGCACTATCGAGTGTGTATGTTGAGCGCTCACAGGCATCACCTGCCAAAGACGCAGCGAACGTGACGACGACGATTCCGCAAACCCTATCATTTCTGCGTCTCCCCATTCTGTCAGACAAAGCTCCCCAATTGCCTCTCGTCTTGGCGGCTTTAGATGGGGTTTGCTATGGGTATGCCCTGGTAGTAGGAATTGTAGATTTAGCGGATGGGTAA
- a CDS encoding tetratricopeptide repeat protein — protein MVSQSLLALLTASGTFTKSGEAGIENTLRRFHIPTYHLQEVKFLLALALLLGLFGTRSLLPNIAAGYLKQAIKAQQEKHLVLAQTYYQRALKLDPTHSQVHYYLGTLHEALQNSEEAQAAYQIAVRSGSEPAVNQLARLYLIKNQPDKAVSLLVNSIDQVQDADVKYALHKNLGWARFQQNWLTEAKTELQSAIAINAEAADAHCLMAQVLSNQKHLSDAKLEWQRCLATADSRLPEHDRWIQLGRQAQESLQRTPPLGNVVR, from the coding sequence GTGGTCAGTCAAAGTTTACTAGCGCTTCTAACTGCCAGTGGAACGTTTACAAAATCGGGAGAGGCGGGAATTGAAAACACACTTCGTCGCTTTCACATTCCGACTTATCATCTTCAGGAAGTCAAATTCCTCCTGGCCCTAGCGCTATTGCTTGGATTATTTGGAACACGATCGTTGCTCCCTAATATTGCAGCGGGCTATCTCAAACAAGCTATCAAAGCTCAGCAAGAGAAACATCTAGTCCTCGCGCAGACTTACTATCAACGTGCCTTGAAACTTGATCCAACTCACTCACAAGTTCATTACTATTTAGGCACACTGCATGAGGCACTCCAAAATTCCGAGGAAGCACAAGCCGCTTATCAAATTGCTGTTCGGAGTGGATCTGAACCTGCGGTCAATCAACTTGCACGACTCTATCTCATCAAAAATCAACCCGACAAGGCAGTTTCACTCTTGGTCAATTCGATCGATCAAGTTCAAGATGCTGATGTGAAGTATGCCTTACACAAAAACTTAGGCTGGGCAAGGTTTCAGCAGAATTGGCTAACTGAGGCTAAAACTGAATTGCAAAGCGCGATCGCAATTAACGCCGAAGCAGCAGATGCCCACTGTTTAATGGCTCAAGTCTTGTCTAATCAAAAGCATCTATCCGATGCCAAACTAGAATGGCAACGTTGCCTTGCGACGGCAGATTCGCGCTTGCCGGAACACGATCGCTGGATTCAGCTTGGACGGCAAGCCCAAGAGAGCTTGCAGAGAACGCCGCCCTTAGGTAACGTTGTGCGTTGA
- a CDS encoding S8 family peptidase, with protein sequence MSETRFALRSSEGSSQLNWALDRLQIETCWQRGLTGAGVRIGHLDTGVDSKHPMLCDRIATFAQFDPWGDRVPNAQPWDSGNHGTHTAGLLCGEAMPSAHGNVSGIAPQAKLCSGMVIEGGHPLVRVLAGLDWLLDQQIRVLCLSLGVPGYNPLFEIVLARLRQQGVLTVCPIGNQGRRIACSPANYPGVLAVGAINDQDQVPGFSGSGVAIVAPGVHLLSAQPDGNFASQTGTSMAAAIVAGVAALLFQAKPTATVEEVEQALLKSCTPLPHLPPQRVGHGLINPIAAVEYLLNGKECDLAPFPISEIPHRVDPRLLRQLDAANLEDLIAAIALVSGNREPILQRLHRPPIQLKWIPSANAIALMATPDVLYALLDEPEVYFLSSTTIDPFYLG encoded by the coding sequence ATGAGTGAAACGCGATTCGCTTTGCGAAGCTCCGAAGGATCGTCCCAACTCAACTGGGCATTAGACCGACTTCAGATCGAAACCTGTTGGCAACGGGGATTGACTGGGGCTGGAGTGCGAATTGGGCATTTGGATACAGGAGTGGACTCGAAGCATCCAATGCTATGCGATCGCATTGCCACCTTTGCCCAATTTGATCCGTGGGGCGATCGAGTTCCAAATGCTCAACCTTGGGATTCTGGCAATCATGGAACCCATACCGCTGGATTGCTCTGTGGGGAAGCGATGCCTTCGGCACACGGAAACGTGAGCGGCATTGCTCCCCAAGCAAAACTCTGCTCTGGCATGGTGATTGAAGGCGGACATCCCCTGGTTAGAGTGCTAGCAGGACTGGATTGGCTTTTGGATCAGCAAATCCGAGTGCTCTGTCTGTCGTTGGGCGTACCGGGCTATAATCCCTTGTTTGAGATTGTTTTAGCTCGATTACGTCAGCAAGGGGTGCTTACGGTTTGTCCGATTGGCAATCAGGGCCGACGAATTGCTTGTTCTCCCGCCAATTATCCAGGGGTGCTTGCGGTCGGCGCGATCAATGATCAAGACCAAGTTCCAGGCTTTTCAGGAAGTGGGGTTGCGATCGTTGCACCCGGCGTTCATTTGCTATCTGCTCAACCGGATGGCAATTTTGCGAGCCAAACTGGAACGTCGATGGCGGCAGCGATCGTGGCTGGAGTTGCAGCGTTACTCTTCCAAGCTAAACCGACGGCAACAGTTGAGGAGGTAGAACAAGCCTTGCTCAAAAGCTGTACGCCCCTGCCTCACCTGCCCCCGCAGCGAGTCGGTCATGGATTAATCAATCCGATCGCAGCCGTGGAGTATTTGTTGAATGGTAAGGAATGCGATCTCGCTCCATTCCCCATTTCAGAGATCCCTCATCGAGTTGATCCAAGATTGCTGCGACAGCTTGATGCTGCAAATTTAGAGGACTTGATTGCTGCGATCGCCCTTGTTTCAGGCAATCGTGAACCGATCCTCCAGCGACTTCATCGTCCACCGATTCAATTGAAGTGGATTCCAAGCGCCAACGCGATCGCGCTCATGGCAACGCCAGACGTGCTTTATGCACTGTTGGACGAACCGGAGGTTTATTTTCTCAGTTCAACGACTATCGATCCATTCTATTTAGGGTAA